The following are from one region of the Falsibacillus pallidus genome:
- a CDS encoding sensor histidine kinase produces the protein MFDKLRRHLTLSYSIWLILTLFVVFVVLFFSFQARIYEVEKENLADAVKMERQSLVEHAGLQEKPRYGLYIIGVKEADGRLILKETDSSPAVEEVTDYFQTAPCCQADPSIIKLKHQSEDERYMLVSVRMKNDRGGTETLLAAKNLSAVHEQMENWLVMLIIIGIAAFLLSILIGDRLAKRAMNPVIQNVERQRRFSADASHELRTPLSIFSASIEVLEEEEKTRLSSSGQEILKDLKEESELMKKMVEDLLVLAKYDHQKMELSKEWFSLSELAHTVQQEYKTVVKKQQTILLEEWDKDIILLGDKLKCKQLFYILLDNALKFTEDEGEIKIQLEKKRESAIVKISDNGMGIEEKDLPKIFERFFQGDEARSPKYGGTGLGLSIAKAIVDAHGGEIEVESQFGIGTTIFIVLPIKK, from the coding sequence ATGTTTGATAAATTAAGAAGACATTTGACGTTGTCGTACAGCATTTGGCTGATCCTCACCCTATTTGTCGTTTTCGTCGTCTTATTTTTTTCCTTTCAGGCCCGCATTTATGAAGTGGAGAAGGAAAATCTGGCGGACGCAGTCAAAATGGAACGACAGTCTCTAGTAGAACATGCCGGTTTACAAGAAAAGCCACGCTACGGACTTTATATCATCGGCGTTAAAGAGGCAGATGGCCGTCTTATTTTAAAGGAAACTGACAGTTCTCCCGCTGTAGAAGAAGTCACAGATTATTTTCAGACAGCGCCGTGCTGCCAGGCTGATCCCTCAATCATCAAGCTGAAGCATCAATCGGAAGACGAGCGATACATGCTTGTCAGTGTGCGGATGAAAAATGATCGGGGAGGGACTGAAACCCTATTGGCAGCGAAGAATTTAAGCGCCGTCCATGAGCAAATGGAAAATTGGCTGGTGATGCTCATAATCATCGGAATCGCTGCATTTCTCCTTTCCATTCTCATAGGGGATAGACTGGCCAAAAGGGCTATGAACCCGGTGATACAGAATGTGGAGAGGCAGCGCAGGTTTTCTGCAGATGCCTCGCATGAATTAAGGACGCCTTTAAGCATCTTCTCTGCATCCATAGAAGTTTTGGAGGAGGAAGAGAAAACTCGTCTTTCTTCTTCAGGGCAAGAAATATTAAAGGATTTAAAGGAAGAGTCCGAGCTGATGAAAAAGATGGTAGAGGATCTCCTGGTGCTTGCGAAGTATGATCATCAAAAAATGGAGCTGTCCAAAGAATGGTTTTCTCTATCTGAGCTAGCCCATACGGTTCAACAAGAGTACAAGACGGTCGTTAAAAAGCAGCAGACGATTCTTTTAGAGGAATGGGACAAGGACATAATATTGTTAGGGGATAAATTAAAGTGCAAGCAGCTTTTCTATATTTTGCTTGATAATGCCTTGAAGTTCACGGAAGACGAAGGGGAAATAAAAATACAACTAGAAAAGAAGCGTGAATCTGCCATTGTTAAAATCAGCGATAATGGCATGGGGATAGAAGAGAAGGATTTGCCGAAGATCTTCGAGCGGTTTTTTCAAGGGGATGAGGCCAGGTCTCCAAAGTACGGAGGGACAGGTCTCGGTTTGTCCATTGCGAAAGCTATCGTGGATGCCCATGGCGGGGAAATAGAAGTGGAGAGCCAATTCGGGATTGGTACAACCATTTTTATAGTGCTTCCAATAAAAAAATGA
- a CDS encoding alpha/beta hydrolase, with protein MNIQKFSYKSILVGAVVIVGLIYLFIRSTQVQSQNSNLEPEDKIPTVFVHGYKGTFNSFKTMMNRFDQRYNLGKRTLLCFVDKEGHLTFKGSLPIGQKHPLIQVVFENNRATINDTSFWLQKIMKELKGKYNVDQVYLVAHSMGGLVTTQYLENTYGSSDYPLPLKFITISTPFQGVTRASYDKVNTGPAVVDLKPGSEAQKRLLENRDKFDPTIQVLSIGAMGDQVVSVESATGMRDIARPEQYKESIIKDQSISHSGLHETELVDRLISQFLWTPKKIHGEN; from the coding sequence TTGAACATACAAAAATTCTCTTACAAAAGTATTTTAGTCGGTGCAGTGGTGATTGTTGGCCTTATTTATCTATTCATCCGAAGCACTCAGGTTCAATCACAGAACTCGAACCTTGAACCCGAAGATAAAATTCCTACTGTGTTTGTACACGGCTATAAAGGTACATTCAATTCATTTAAAACAATGATGAACCGCTTCGACCAGCGATATAATTTGGGAAAGCGAACCCTTCTCTGCTTTGTGGATAAGGAAGGACACTTGACGTTCAAAGGATCGCTGCCAATTGGGCAAAAGCATCCGTTGATACAGGTTGTATTTGAAAACAACCGTGCAACCATCAATGATACTTCCTTCTGGCTGCAAAAGATCATGAAGGAATTAAAAGGAAAATATAACGTGGACCAAGTCTATCTCGTGGCACATTCCATGGGCGGTCTGGTCACTACTCAATATTTAGAAAACACTTATGGCAGCAGCGACTATCCTCTGCCGTTGAAATTCATCACCATCAGCACCCCATTCCAGGGAGTGACGAGAGCGTCATATGATAAAGTCAATACTGGCCCTGCCGTTGTGGACTTAAAGCCTGGATCGGAAGCTCAAAAAAGGCTGTTGGAAAATCGCGATAAATTCGATCCAACGATCCAAGTGCTTTCGATCGGCGCAATGGGAGACCAGGTCGTATCTGTCGAGAGCGCTACAGGGATGCGTGACATAGCAAGACCTGAACAGTATAAAGAGTCCATCATAAAAGACCAAAGCATCTCGCACAGCGGTCTTCATGAAACCGAACTCGTGGACCGTCTGATTTCTCAATTCCTATGGACGCCTAAAAAGATTCACGGAGAAAATTAA
- a CDS encoding TIGR00341 family protein codes for MGFQLIEAYIPEERFSSINENIQKFNPLEIWTRKVDSDCILIRLLVDSTAIEDILDYFERTSAQVEDMDILLFQVEAYISKKYTAEKEEKHEAHLERASRQELYSSIEDSATLNAGYFLFVLIAAIVVTIGLIKNSPSIVIGGMVIAPLLGPVVGVAFASILGDFKLLRRSVLTVIAGIVLSAVISIIMGRLFGVPLKSGEFLSRTSVAISDILLALAAGAAGALSTMKKFPSALVGVMVAVALMPPAAVMGMSASVFLWPETLRSTVLLSVNICSILFSAVIVFSLAGIRPVKYEDIKIANNSRNFSIIFVGIIVLLLLMEVLYLNHLH; via the coding sequence GTGGGTTTTCAATTGATTGAAGCTTATATACCGGAAGAGCGGTTTTCTTCTATAAATGAAAATATACAGAAATTCAATCCTTTGGAGATTTGGACAAGGAAGGTTGATTCCGATTGTATACTCATTCGTCTTCTCGTTGATTCTACAGCCATTGAAGACATCTTGGACTACTTTGAACGAACTTCTGCCCAAGTGGAAGACATGGATATCCTGCTCTTCCAGGTGGAAGCGTACATCTCCAAAAAATACACTGCGGAAAAAGAAGAAAAGCATGAGGCCCATCTAGAAAGGGCAAGCAGGCAGGAATTGTATTCCAGCATCGAAGACAGCGCCACATTAAATGCAGGCTATTTCCTATTTGTACTGATTGCAGCCATTGTCGTCACAATCGGTTTGATCAAGAACAGTCCTTCCATCGTCATCGGCGGGATGGTGATCGCTCCATTGCTTGGACCCGTTGTGGGTGTTGCGTTTGCTTCCATCCTAGGGGACTTTAAACTGCTTAGGCGTTCTGTCCTCACAGTGATAGCGGGAATCGTGTTGTCTGCTGTCATTTCAATCATAATGGGGCGTTTATTTGGGGTTCCATTAAAAAGCGGTGAGTTTCTATCGAGGACCTCTGTAGCGATTTCAGATATCCTATTGGCACTGGCTGCGGGGGCTGCTGGAGCATTATCGACCATGAAGAAATTCCCGAGTGCGCTTGTCGGCGTCATGGTAGCAGTGGCCCTCATGCCTCCTGCAGCCGTGATGGGAATGTCAGCAAGCGTATTTTTGTGGCCGGAAACATTGCGTTCAACGGTGCTGCTTTCCGTTAATATCTGTTCGATTTTATTCTCAGCGGTTATTGTATTTTCGCTCGCGGGAATAAGGCCGGTGAAGTACGAAGACATAAAAATTGCCAATAACTCACGAAACTTTTCCATTATATTTGTCGGCATCATTGTCCTCTTGCTTTTAATGGAGGTATTATATTTAAATCATCTGCATTAA
- a CDS encoding NAD(P)-dependent oxidoreductase: MNNKIKLTMNKKGENNMIGFIGLGIMGSRMAGNLLNAGNELVVHNRTKEKAEDLLDKGAVWAESPRKTAEQSDVLYTMLANPGAVEEAALGEDGFLEGLKEGSLWVDCSTVNPSFSRKMADEAKKRGIRFLDAPVAGSKIPAEKGELVFVAGGSQEDLAEVESHMKAMGKAIQYQGENGKGTSMKLVINLMLAQTMAAFSEAVSFGESIGLEKETVLETLLGGPTTAPFLNGKKEKLLAGDYSPEFPLEHMQKDMQLVAQTAFEHGTALPIANTTKEIYALAKQQGYNDQDFSAIYQFLTNKK; the protein is encoded by the coding sequence GTGAATAATAAAATCAAGCTTACTATGAATAAGAAAGGGGAAAATAATATGATTGGATTTATCGGATTGGGAATCATGGGGAGCCGAATGGCAGGCAACCTATTGAATGCAGGAAACGAATTGGTCGTTCATAATCGAACGAAGGAAAAAGCGGAAGACCTTTTAGACAAAGGAGCCGTCTGGGCTGAGTCGCCAAGGAAAACAGCCGAACAATCAGATGTCCTTTATACGATGCTTGCCAACCCTGGCGCAGTGGAAGAAGCAGCTCTCGGCGAAGACGGCTTTCTTGAAGGATTAAAAGAGGGCAGCCTATGGGTGGATTGCAGTACCGTCAATCCGTCATTTTCCCGCAAAATGGCTGATGAAGCCAAAAAGCGCGGCATTCGTTTTCTTGACGCACCTGTTGCAGGCTCTAAAATCCCTGCAGAAAAAGGTGAGCTGGTCTTTGTCGCAGGCGGCAGCCAAGAAGATTTGGCAGAAGTCGAGTCACACATGAAGGCAATGGGAAAAGCCATTCAATATCAAGGAGAAAACGGGAAAGGTACATCAATGAAGCTTGTGATCAACCTGATGCTGGCGCAAACGATGGCTGCCTTCTCGGAAGCCGTTTCCTTCGGGGAATCTATTGGATTGGAAAAGGAAACGGTGCTCGAAACCCTTCTTGGCGGGCCGACAACCGCTCCATTCCTGAATGGAAAAAAAGAAAAACTGCTGGCTGGCGACTACTCGCCGGAATTCCCGCTTGAACATATGCAAAAAGACATGCAGCTTGTCGCCCAAACAGCTTTTGAGCATGGAACCGCCCTGCCAATAGCCAATACGACGAAAGAAATCTATGCCTTGGCTAAGCAGCAAGGCTACAATGATCAGGATTTCTCTGCCATATATCAATTCCTGACGAACAAAAAGTAA
- a CDS encoding haloacid dehalogenase type II — protein sequence MTNTIKAFIFDAYGTLFDVHSVMEKCNEFYPGKGEAISQTWRRKQLEYSFLRQLMGNYETFMDITRDALKYAVLENKEELHPEKEGMLMKQYLKLQHYQEVESVLSQLKQAGKTLAIFSNGSHDMLDPLVEQAGFTSLLDKVISIDEVKQYKPTPASYMHVLKTLDVKREEVLFMSSNGWDISGAKNFGFHTAWINRNKLPVEELNLTPDRIYEDLNGILDWK from the coding sequence ATGACTAACACAATTAAAGCTTTTATTTTTGATGCTTATGGAACACTATTCGATGTTCATTCCGTGATGGAAAAATGCAATGAATTCTATCCTGGCAAAGGGGAGGCAATAAGCCAGACATGGAGAAGGAAGCAATTGGAGTACTCCTTCCTTCGTCAGCTGATGGGGAATTATGAAACGTTCATGGATATTACAAGGGATGCCTTAAAATATGCTGTGTTGGAAAATAAAGAAGAACTTCATCCGGAAAAGGAAGGAATGCTGATGAAGCAGTATTTGAAGCTTCAGCATTACCAAGAGGTAGAGTCCGTTCTTTCGCAGCTAAAGCAAGCAGGCAAGACATTGGCGATCTTCTCTAATGGATCACATGATATGCTCGATCCATTAGTGGAGCAGGCGGGATTCACCAGTCTATTGGACAAGGTCATCAGCATTGATGAAGTGAAACAATATAAACCAACTCCTGCGTCCTACATGCATGTTTTAAAAACCTTAGACGTCAAGAGAGAAGAAGTGCTCTTCATGTCGTCGAATGGATGGGATATTTCAGGAGCGAAAAACTTCGGATTTCATACAGCGTGGATCAATCGAAATAAACTTCCGGTGGAGGAGCTCAATCTGACGCCGGATCGCATCTATGAAGATTTGAACGGAATTCTTGATTGGAAATAG
- a CDS encoding PRK06851 family protein: MTAKIINYYAGGNTARGFHSLFESNLQGLDKLFILKGGPGTGKSSLMKQIGQDWLRNGYNIEFLHCSSDNESIDGVIIPSLKVGIVDGTAPHVIEPKAPGAIEEYVNLGEAWDSAKLAAHKTEIIELSSRITESFQKAYSVFHDALLIHDEWEKIYIENMDFQKANQLTVDLIDELFGKMYVNKAAEVRHRFLGAATPKGPVDFIQNLTEDISYRYFIKGRPGSGKSTLLKKLAAVAEDRGFDVEVYHCGFDPNSLDMVIVRELDFAIFDSTAPHEYFPAREGDEIIDMYSRVITSGTDEIYEDALKDIAGRYANKMKEATAYLAKAKNLHDQLEGIYVSAMDFSKIDTIKSQIHDAILSLEPVKQTQN, encoded by the coding sequence ATGACAGCGAAAATCATCAATTATTATGCAGGCGGCAATACAGCCAGAGGATTTCACAGCTTATTTGAATCCAATCTTCAAGGATTGGATAAATTATTTATTTTAAAGGGTGGACCAGGAACAGGCAAGTCATCGCTTATGAAGCAAATCGGCCAGGATTGGCTGAGAAATGGGTATAACATTGAATTTCTCCATTGTTCTTCCGACAACGAATCCATAGACGGTGTCATCATTCCATCCTTGAAAGTAGGCATTGTGGATGGGACGGCACCGCACGTCATCGAGCCGAAAGCCCCGGGTGCCATTGAGGAATATGTGAATTTAGGCGAAGCATGGGATTCCGCTAAACTCGCTGCTCATAAAACGGAAATAATTGAATTGAGTTCCCGCATAACAGAATCTTTCCAAAAGGCCTATAGTGTGTTTCATGACGCCTTATTGATTCACGATGAATGGGAAAAAATCTACATCGAAAACATGGATTTTCAAAAAGCCAATCAACTCACCGTCGATTTGATTGATGAGCTTTTTGGCAAAATGTACGTCAACAAAGCCGCAGAGGTGCGCCATCGCTTCTTAGGGGCTGCGACGCCAAAAGGACCAGTGGACTTCATTCAAAATCTGACGGAGGACATTTCTTATCGGTACTTCATTAAAGGAAGGCCGGGTTCAGGGAAATCCACGCTTTTGAAAAAATTGGCGGCTGTAGCGGAAGACAGAGGATTCGATGTGGAAGTCTACCACTGCGGATTCGATCCGAATAGCCTGGATATGGTCATCGTCCGCGAACTGGATTTTGCGATATTCGACAGTACGGCTCCCCACGAATACTTTCCTGCCAGGGAAGGCGATGAAATCATCGATATGTATTCAAGGGTCATTACATCAGGAACGGATGAGATCTACGAGGATGCGCTCAAAGATATCGCCGGACGCTACGCCAATAAAATGAAGGAAGCGACAGCTTATCTGGCCAAAGCCAAAAACCTTCATGACCAGCTTGAGGGCATCTACGTCAGCGCTATGGATTTCTCCAAGATAGACACGATCAAATCCCAGATCCATGATGCGATTTTAAGTCTCGAGCCTGTGAAGCAGACGCAAAATTAA
- a CDS encoding response regulator transcription factor, translated as MKILLAEDDQRLAKLIVRMLQKEWQVVEWVENGEDAFEYAAGMHYDIVILDWMLPKMSGIEVSRKLRSAGFDGAVLMLTARGDVDDRVEGLDAGADDYLVKPFEFKELFARIRALSRRGTQNFEQEAVRFKDLEIQLNQRTVHRNGQMIALTPKEFQMLELFIRNRNQVISKDAIIERLWGLDSDATANTVEAMVKLLRKKLNGKQYIQTMRGVGYMLSDENV; from the coding sequence ATGAAAATACTGCTGGCTGAAGATGATCAGCGGTTGGCGAAGCTGATTGTAAGGATGCTTCAAAAGGAATGGCAGGTAGTCGAGTGGGTTGAAAATGGCGAAGATGCCTTTGAATATGCAGCCGGGATGCACTACGATATCGTGATTCTAGATTGGATGCTCCCAAAGATGAGCGGCATTGAGGTGAGCAGAAAGCTCCGGTCAGCCGGTTTTGATGGGGCTGTTTTGATGCTGACGGCAAGAGGGGATGTAGACGATCGTGTCGAGGGTCTTGATGCCGGGGCTGACGATTATTTGGTGAAGCCGTTTGAGTTCAAAGAATTATTTGCCCGTATCCGCGCTCTTTCACGAAGAGGAACGCAAAACTTCGAACAGGAAGCCGTTCGGTTTAAAGATTTAGAGATTCAATTAAACCAGCGGACCGTTCATCGAAATGGACAGATGATCGCGTTGACTCCAAAAGAGTTTCAGATGCTCGAATTGTTTATCCGTAATCGGAATCAGGTGATTTCCAAAGACGCCATTATTGAAAGATTATGGGGCTTGGATTCAGATGCCACTGCCAATACGGTGGAAGCGATGGTCAAGCTGCTCAGGAAAAAATTAAATGGAAAACAGTATATCCAGACGATGAGGGGAGTCGGCTATATGCTGAGTGATGAAAATGTTTGA
- a CDS encoding glycine C-acetyltransferase, giving the protein MSSKALDQFLNENLNDLKERGLYNEIDPVGTPNGPVIKINGKELINLSSNNYLGLATNPRMKEKAVEAVKEWGVGAGAVRTINGTLELHTRLEEKIAEFKATEAAVAFQSGFNCNMGAISAVMNKNDAILSDELNHASIIDGCRLSKAKIIRFNHSDMDDLRQKAKEAKESGQYQKIMVITDGVFSMDGDVAKLPEIVEIAEEFDLITYVDDAHGSGVLGKGAGTVKHFGLSDRVDMQMGTLSKAIGVVGGYVAGKQNLIDWLKVAARPFLFSTALTPADVTACTEAITILMESTELHDKLWENGNYLKQGLKSIGFDIGNSETPITPVIIGEEKATQTFSKRLYEEGVYAKSIVFPTVPRGTGRVRNMPTAAHTKEMLDNAISIYEKVGKEMGII; this is encoded by the coding sequence ATGTCAAGTAAAGCATTAGATCAGTTTTTAAATGAAAACCTGAATGATTTGAAAGAAAGAGGCCTTTACAATGAAATCGATCCTGTAGGCACACCGAATGGTCCTGTCATTAAAATCAATGGTAAAGAACTAATAAACTTATCTTCAAATAATTACTTGGGTCTCGCAACGAACCCGCGTATGAAAGAAAAAGCGGTGGAAGCTGTTAAAGAGTGGGGCGTCGGTGCAGGTGCGGTACGTACCATCAACGGAACACTCGAACTTCACACCCGCTTGGAAGAAAAAATCGCAGAATTCAAGGCTACTGAAGCTGCCGTTGCATTCCAATCCGGATTCAACTGCAACATGGGTGCCATTTCTGCAGTCATGAACAAAAATGATGCCATTCTTTCCGATGAATTGAATCACGCATCGATCATTGACGGCTGCCGTCTTTCAAAAGCGAAAATCATCCGTTTCAACCACTCTGATATGGATGACCTTCGCCAAAAAGCGAAAGAAGCAAAAGAGTCCGGCCAATACCAAAAAATCATGGTCATCACGGACGGCGTATTCTCCATGGATGGAGATGTTGCAAAGCTTCCTGAAATCGTGGAAATTGCAGAAGAGTTCGACTTGATCACATATGTCGATGATGCACATGGATCCGGCGTCCTTGGAAAAGGGGCAGGAACCGTTAAACATTTCGGTTTATCCGACCGTGTTGACATGCAAATGGGAACTCTTTCAAAAGCGATCGGAGTTGTCGGAGGCTATGTTGCCGGGAAGCAAAACTTAATCGATTGGCTAAAAGTGGCCGCTCGCCCATTCTTGTTCTCAACAGCTCTTACACCTGCAGATGTGACAGCCTGCACTGAAGCAATCACCATCTTGATGGAAAGCACTGAATTGCATGATAAGCTTTGGGAAAACGGAAACTATCTGAAGCAAGGGCTTAAATCAATCGGCTTTGATATCGGTAACAGCGAGACGCCAATCACACCGGTCATCATCGGGGAAGAAAAAGCGACTCAAACATTCAGTAAACGCCTTTATGAAGAAGGAGTCTACGCGAAATCCATCGTATTCCCTACCGTTCCAAGAGGGACAGGCCGTGTGAGAAATATGCCGACAGCTGCACATACAAAGGAAATGCTCGATAACGCCATTTCCATTTATGAAAAAGTCGGAAAAGAAATGGGTATCATCTAA
- a CDS encoding cation:proton antiporter: protein MESVLLSLMIIAVLGIASQWVSWRFRLPAIVVMSIAGLLAGPITGFLHPKEVFGDLFNPIISLAVAVILFEGSLNLDFREVRGLERPVLRIVTIGAFIAWILGSLAAHYVAGLSWAVAFVIGGLFIVTGPTVILPLLRQARLKPRPAAILKWEGIIVDPFGALLSVFAFEIIKFMISQKETIGSLGMFFLASLLAAFFGWLVGKGLGLMLEKGHIPEFLKSPIVFASVLACFTLSDEIYHETGLLAVTAMGITLANMHISSISEMRYFKENISVLLISTIYIMLTSALSMDVLLQIFSWKLIGYVLLMLFIVRPLSIGISTIKTDMSTKEKTLVGWIAPRGIVALTVSGYFSSVLSDAGFKGAGLLTPLTLALVFSTVCAHGFSIKWLAKKLDLSIGDEPGVLIVGGNPFTVGLAKIFQELELPTVIADSSWSHLVKARNEGVKTYRGEILSEQTEFHLDLTPYEYLIAATDLDSYNALVCTTFIPELGRNNLFQLSLRKNKAGDVDRLEHTIGGRILFKEEATWEMLNDKMEKGYVFRKTTLSDQYDFDQYLEERKEGTVLLFIHKSSRKIEFFTDESELKGDEGDLIVSLAPPEEVKAREERDKKE, encoded by the coding sequence ATGGAATCTGTTTTACTCAGTTTAATGATCATCGCGGTGCTCGGCATTGCGTCACAATGGGTTTCATGGAGATTTCGTCTTCCAGCTATTGTCGTCATGTCAATTGCGGGTCTGCTTGCAGGGCCGATTACAGGGTTCCTGCACCCGAAAGAAGTATTTGGCGACCTATTCAATCCGATTATTTCGCTGGCCGTTGCCGTGATTTTATTTGAAGGAAGTCTCAATCTTGATTTTCGTGAAGTCAGGGGATTGGAACGTCCGGTACTGCGAATCGTCACCATTGGTGCATTCATCGCATGGATTCTTGGATCCCTTGCTGCGCATTATGTAGCAGGCCTTTCCTGGGCTGTCGCTTTTGTTATTGGCGGATTGTTCATCGTGACCGGACCGACTGTCATTCTTCCGTTATTGAGGCAGGCAAGGCTGAAGCCGCGTCCGGCAGCCATATTGAAATGGGAAGGAATCATCGTCGACCCATTCGGCGCCCTTCTATCGGTTTTTGCATTTGAAATTATCAAGTTCATGATTTCCCAGAAAGAAACGATTGGTTCTCTGGGAATGTTTTTCTTGGCGTCGCTTCTTGCCGCGTTCTTCGGTTGGCTCGTCGGAAAAGGCCTTGGATTGATGCTCGAAAAGGGGCATATCCCAGAGTTCCTGAAGTCGCCGATTGTCTTTGCGTCAGTGCTGGCTTGTTTTACGCTTTCGGATGAGATCTACCATGAAACAGGGCTGCTGGCTGTCACGGCAATGGGAATCACTTTGGCTAATATGCATATCTCTTCAATATCTGAGATGAGGTATTTCAAAGAAAATATTTCTGTTTTACTCATCTCGACCATTTATATCATGCTGACTTCTGCTCTGAGTATGGACGTTCTATTGCAGATCTTCAGCTGGAAATTAATCGGTTATGTCCTTCTGATGCTCTTTATAGTCCGTCCGCTTTCCATCGGCATTTCCACAATCAAGACGGATATGTCCACAAAGGAAAAGACACTTGTAGGATGGATTGCACCGAGAGGGATTGTGGCGTTGACGGTATCCGGTTATTTTTCCAGTGTGCTTTCTGATGCGGGCTTTAAAGGTGCGGGACTTTTGACCCCACTGACACTTGCGCTTGTTTTCTCAACGGTGTGTGCCCACGGCTTCTCCATTAAATGGCTGGCGAAGAAGCTGGACCTTTCCATTGGGGACGAACCTGGCGTTCTTATTGTAGGAGGGAATCCCTTCACAGTGGGACTGGCGAAAATTTTTCAGGAACTCGAATTGCCGACAGTCATCGCTGATTCTTCATGGAGCCACCTGGTCAAAGCCAGAAATGAAGGAGTGAAGACCTATCGAGGGGAGATCTTATCAGAACAAACAGAGTTCCACCTGGATCTCACTCCATACGAATATTTGATTGCCGCAACGGACTTGGACTCATACAATGCCCTTGTCTGTACGACATTTATTCCAGAACTGGGCCGGAACAACCTTTTCCAGCTCAGCCTTCGAAAAAATAAAGCGGGCGATGTCGACAGGCTGGAGCATACCATCGGAGGAAGGATCCTGTTCAAGGAAGAGGCAACATGGGAAATGCTGAATGACAAGATGGAGAAAGGATATGTTTTCCGAAAGACAACATTGTCTGACCAGTATGATTTCGATCAATACTTGGAAGAGAGAAAGGAAGGGACCGTCCTGCTTTTCATTCATAAATCCTCCCGGAAAATTGAATTCTTCACGGATGAAAGTGAACTGAAAGGGGATGAGGGCGATCTTATCGTCAGTCTCGCTCCTCCTGAAGAGGTTAAAGCACGAGAAGAACGTGATAAAAAAGAATAG
- a CDS encoding DUF2231 domain-containing protein: MLSTPLHPLLVHFPIALLIFGTIAQIIAVWKKDFFHKAAFYLLGAGFLTGLFSYWTGDGAEHFAHQHWGRGVSPLIHTHETYALITLILFGIALAIRVLEKFKPFKMAMALVIILCLAGTTTLALTGHYGGKIVYSDHTKTGE, encoded by the coding sequence ATGCTTTCTACTCCCCTACATCCATTATTGGTCCATTTTCCGATTGCCCTTCTGATCTTCGGAACGATTGCTCAGATTATCGCAGTCTGGAAAAAGGATTTCTTTCATAAAGCAGCATTTTATTTGCTGGGTGCAGGATTTTTAACAGGGCTGTTCAGCTACTGGACAGGAGACGGTGCAGAACATTTTGCCCATCAGCATTGGGGAAGAGGGGTATCACCTCTGATTCATACACATGAAACATATGCACTGATTACGTTGATTTTATTCGGAATTGCCCTTGCGATCCGCGTTTTGGAAAAGTTCAAACCATTTAAAATGGCGATGGCTCTCGTTATCATTCTTTGCCTTGCGGGAACGACAACACTGGCATTGACGGGGCATTACGGAGGAAAAATCGTTTATAGCGACCATACAAAAACCGGAGAATAA